One segment of Ipomoea triloba cultivar NCNSP0323 chromosome 12, ASM357664v1 DNA contains the following:
- the LOC116000494 gene encoding replication protein A 70 kDa DNA-binding subunit B-like gives MAPSYILGRNIAPMNTTSAIKLRLVRTYEIPERRGATTIKCKECVFHDQEGTVLHATIPRDLVHKYSTMLKVGDVYSITNFLVISNFYTYKTSPHKHMLKFYYKTVVTELNDHVFPRHMFRLQHLSTLKQKMDINEKELIDVIGMVVEIHSPQEKVIAGKPTRLIDFLLEDTQGTQMQCTVWDDHVSKLEPFYQSTQHDHVIILLQFCRVKVVQNTGDIMICSSYDVTKIYINHDFPEFQEFRESLNGEQTPMRSIVSMTSMSYGSAFEDFSSGQMNVLTISDIYQNREYGDFWVVAKIVGIESSGDWFYVSCKAHGCNKKLILRNDGQKYDCDKCKRTWEEGILRYRVKIRVVDLNGNAPFILWDRDCQDLLGISATDLRKRTLEGPLTVPSEIESLVGLAMVFRIAARKEQFDNLHNAFAVIKVMNDPKLVSVYCRELLEAPDKDLTSELHPQDEEISREDFEDEDVAESPSLPANPMKKVDEGECGAVKRSLLDEFSSTQSSKKTMKSIVKMEK, from the exons ATGGCTCCGTCATACATTCTGGGTCGCAATATTGCTCCCATGAACACCACAAGTGCTATCAAACTGAGGTTGGTACGTACCTATGAAATTCCTGAAAGAAGAGGCGCAACAACCATTAAGTGCAAAGAATGTGTTTTTCATGATCAAGAG GGGACTGTTCTGCATGCAACCATTCCGAGAGATTTGGTACATAAATATTCTACTATGCTCAAGGTAGGTGACGTGTATTCAATAACAAATTTCTTGGTGATTAGTAACTTCTACACGTACAAGACAAGCCCACACAAACACATGTTGAAGTTCTACTACAAGACAGTTGTTACAGAGCTAAATGACCATGTTTTCCCAAGACATATGTTCCGACTGCAGCATTTGTCAACTTTGAAACAAAAAATGGATATCAATGAAAAAGAATTGATTG ATGTAATTGGAATGGTGGTAGAGATACATTCCCCACAAGAGAAGGTCATTGCTGGGAAGCCTACCAGGCTGATTGATTTTCTACTAGAGGATACACA GGGTACTCAAATGCAATGCACAGTTTGGGATGATCATGTTTCCAAACTAGAGCCATTTTACCAATCAACTCAACATGATCATGTTATAATTTTACTACAGTTTTGTAGAGTCAAGGTTGTCCAGAACA CTGGTGATATTATGATCTGCAGCAGCTACGAtgttacaaaaatttatataaaccATGATTTTCCAGAGTTTCAAGAATTTAGAGAGAG TCTTAACGGAGAGCAGACCCCAATGCGTAGCATTGTTTCCATGACAAGTATGAGCTATGGCAGTGCATTTGAAGACTTCTCTTCTGGACAAATGAATGTTTTGACCATTTCAGATATATATCAAAATAGAGAA tatGGTGATTTTTGGGTTGTTGCTAAAATCGTTGGCATTGAGAGTTCGGGTGATTGGTTTTATGTTTCTTGCAAAGCACATGGTTGTAATAAAAAGTTGATTCTACGTAATGATGGTCAAAAGTATGACTGTGATAAATGTAAGAGGACTTGGGAAGAGGGTATTCTCAGGTACAGGGTTAAGATTAGAGTTGTTGACCTCAATGGAAATGCACCATTCATACTATGGGACAGAGACTGTCAAGATTTATTAGGTATTTCAGCAACAGATCTAAGGAAGAGGACCTTGGAG GGACCCCTTACAGTCCCCAGTGAAATAGAATCCTTAGTGGGACTTGCAATGGTTTTTAGGATTGCTGCAAGAAAGGAACAATTTGATAACCTTCACAATGCCTTTGCGGTTATTAAGGTTATGAATGACCCTAAATTAGTATCAGTTTACTGTCGAGAGCTATTGGAGGCACCGGACAAGGACCTAACATCTGAACTGCATCCACAGGATGAAGAAATTTCTAGAGAG gattttgaggatgaggATGTTGCTGAGAGTCCAAGTTTACCAGCAAATCCCATGAAGAAAGTTGATGAAGGTGAATGTGGAGCTGTTAAGAGGTCTCTGCTTGATGAGTTCTCCTCTACCCAAAGTTCTAAGAAGACAATGAAGTCAATTGTGAAGATGGAAAAATAG
- the LOC116000244 gene encoding anthocyanidin 3-O-glucoside 2'''-O-xylosyltransferase-like — protein sequence MMDSKLHIAMFPWLAFGHFIPFLQLANDLAKRGHRISLLLPTNALLKLKHMNLHPQLITFCSLNLPPGVETTADTNNNLDGSLEVAFDGLRDEVKTILVQMEKPNLVFYDLAYWIPELVLEMGCKTVRFTVVSPTISALSLAMWAIKGKGRAVTAADLMEGFPCDSKVVLREHEAYQVSRFANAPSNRIKVFDRVGEALKRCDAIAMRACNEMEGHYCNYIGTKLGKRVYCTGPLLPEQPREEEPLDDEIARWLENFEPNSVIFCVFGSEVTLAKEQFQELVLGLELTGLPFLVAIRPPEGSCSIEEALPEGFQERVKGKAIVRGGWVQQSMILRHKAVGYFVNHGGSASMWESLASHCRIILAPANRFDFALNARLMAEELEAAVEVQTDENGRFFKENLCNAIKSVMGESRQKENHKKWRDLLLNHDFADNYIQNFIHNLFTEQQFLKGLKLLWDHGIKKVVIECDAKRVVDWISADIGSDIPNGNVANIINECKC from the exons ATGATGGACTCAAAGCTTCACATAGCCATGTTTCCATGGCTTGCGTTTGGGCACTTCATCCCTTTCCTCCAACTAGCCAACGATCTTGCAAAAAGAGGCCACAGGATCTCACTTTTACTCCCAACAAATGCTCTGCTTAAACTCAAACATATGAATCTCCACCCACAACTCATAACCTTCTGTTCTCTTAATCTCCCTCCCGGCGTAGAGACCACAGCTGATACAAACAATAATCTTGACGGTTCACTAGAAGTAGCCTTTGATGGATTGCGGGATGAGGTGAAAACGATTCTTGTTCAGATGGAAAAGCCCAATCTTGTGTTCTATGACTTGGCTTATTGGATCCCGGAATTAGTATTGGAGATGGGATGCAAAACTGTGCGGTTCACAGTTGTTAGTCCTACCATATCGGCACTGTCCCTAGCGATGTGGGCAATCAAAGGCAAAGGCAGGGCCGTAACGGCCGCTGATTTAATGGAGGGTTTCCCTTGTGATTCCAAGGTTGTGTTGCGAGAACATGAAGCATATCAAGTGTCGCGTTTCGCTAACGCACCCAGCAACAGGATAAAGGTGTTTGATCGTGTTGGAGAGGCGCTGAAACGCTGCGATGCCATAGCCATGAGAGCCTGCAATGAAATGGAAGGACACTACTGCAACTATATAG gtACTAAGTTAGGTAAACGGGTCTATTGCACGGGACCGCTGTTGCCGGAGCAGCCAAGGGAGGAGGAGCCGCTCGACGACGAAATTGCGAGGTGGCTGGAGAACTTCGAGCCAAATTCAGTAATTTTCTGTGTGTTTGGAAGTGAAGTGACGCTTGCAAAGGAGCAATTTCAGGAACTCGTTTTAGGGCTTGAACTCACCGGCCTACCGTTTCTGGTCGCCATCAGGCCGCCGGAGGGATCGTGTTCTATAGAAGAAGCCTTGCCGGAGGGATTTCAAGAGAGAGTAAAAGGAAAGGCAATAGTTCGTGGAGGTTGGGTGCAGCAATCTATGATTTTGAGGCACAAAGCAGTCGGGTATTTCGTGAACCACGGCGGATCTGCATCAATGTGGGAGTCGTTGGCCAGCCATTGCCGAATAATTCTGGCACCTGCAAACAGATTCGACTTCGCTTTGAACGCTCGTCTCATGGCGGAGGAACTCGAGGCCGCTGTTGAGGTTCAAACGGATGAAAATGGCAGATTTTTCAAGGAAAATCTGTGCAATGCTATCAAATCTGTGATGGGGGAAAGTAGACAGAAGGAGAATCATAAGAAATGGAGGGATTTACTACTCAATCATGACTTCGCAGACAATTAtatccaaaatttcattcacaATCT ATTCACTGAGCAGCAATTTCTTAAAGGGCTTAAGCTTTTATGGGATCATGGAATCAAGAAGGTGGTCATTGAGTGTGATGCGAAGAGGGTGGTGGACTGGATTTCAGCCGACATTGGGAGTGATATTCCTAACGGGAATGTGGCCAACATTATCAATGAATGCAAATGTTAG
- the LOC116000246 gene encoding uncharacterized protein LOC116000246, protein MTVSHLYAQNRVFIYRLIRLSALELVWKAVGTDLIKMMNPIAVNRYKRFPKAGLAAQIATGPLSAPVNMSAFEKKNNETILVFDLGGGTFDVSVLEVGDGVFEVLSTPRDIHLGDDVNVSVTTMTNNLSSPTSMLSFAAEVRKGNERVAKLFENDLEKVGADIDSDVNSRSYCGQTALMQACRFGHWKVVQILGGDDFDKRIGDWLASNFKEDEGIDLLELLLKLNGQQELLEFQSH, encoded by the coding sequence ATGACTGTGAGTCATCTGTATGCACAAAATAGGGTGTTTATCTACAGGTTGATAAGGCTGTCTGCACTTGAGCTTGTGTGGAAAGCTGTTGGAACTGATTTGATTAAGATGATGAATCCTATTGCTGTGAATAGGTACAAGAGATTTCCTAAGGCTGGCTTAGCTGCTCAAATTGCTACAGGTCCACTGTCTGCTCCTGTTAATATGTCTgcatttgaaaagaaaaacaatgaaaCAATATTGGTGTTTGATCTTGGAGGTGGAACCTTTGATGTATCAGTTCTTGAGGTTGGTGATGGCGTGTTTGAGGTGTTGTCTACTCCTAGAGATATTCATCTTGGTGATGATGTTAATGTTTCTGTTACTACGATGACTAATAATTTGAGTAGTCCAACTTCAATGTTAAGCTTTGCTGCTGAAGTCAGGAAAGGAAACGAAAgagttgcaaaattatttgagaATGATTTGGAGAAGGTTGGAGCCGATATTGATTCAGATGTGAATTCTAGAAGCTACTGCGGTCAAACGGCATTGATGCAAGCATGTCGATTTGGCCATTGGAAAGTTGTTCAAATTCTTGGTGGTGATGATTTTGATAAGAGAATTGGTGATTGGCTAGCATCAAATTTCAAGGAGGATGAAGGTATAGACCTTCTGGAGCTTTTGCTGAAGCTAAATGGCCAACAAGAGTTGTTGGAGTTCCAGTCACATTAA